In Telopea speciosissima isolate NSW1024214 ecotype Mountain lineage chromosome 10, Tspe_v1, whole genome shotgun sequence, the DNA window GTCATTCAACCCCTTCGTTGTATTTTGTCCATAATTGCTacaccctctctctccccccccccctcccctcccctcccctcccctccccttacTTTTTCAGATCTCGATCTTTTACGGCCCAGCTGCCCGAGCGGCCATAGGTGTGCAGACCATGTGAGGCATGCATTTACCGCCTTAAACCTGCTTGAACTCCTTGCCCGAGCAAGAGTAAAGTGGCCATTGCGCGCCTCATTGTTCCTGTGCTGCTATGGCTGCTCGGGCAACtacgccgtagaggatctgtttCCTACTTTTCCCCTCTCCTCTATAAGAGGCCGCAACCTACTAGTGCGGCAGCTCATCTCCCCCCCTTTCTCCTCCCCCATCTATGGCACTACAACCACTTTCCGATGAGTAGGAGACAATATTTGTGGGGGCTTATGATCCACGCCACTGTCACCCGCCCAACCCCCAACCCACCCCTCCCCTGCTCTGCAACTCCCCCTTCCCTATGCGTCCTGCTTGTCTCCTACCTCCTATGACTCCGCATATCCCTTTCCCTGCCACCGTCAATTCTTCCTCCCCACTCCCAACCTTCCCCACACTCCCACCCTCTCTCCCGGCCCAACCCCTCTCCTGTTGCTCTTCACATAGCCCTCACCTCCTGCTGTCCGTcctcctccacccccccccccccccaatagcACCAATGCTCGCATACACAGCTGAAGTGCATCAGGGACTTCACAGGTAGCCATGAGAGGCCATTGTTGACATTGCTTGGGAAAACAAATCATGTTATCTTCCTACCCAATTGcttcgtttctctttctttgattttcttctaatatgcattttctttttgtttgctttCTTCGTTGCAAAAGCAGGAGGAAGACGAGAAGAGGAAACAGAGAGGATCTTGAAAATAGATGGGAGAAGCAAAAGGATTTGCAGGGTATCATAGATTGATGATGGGAAAgaaatcaaaactcaaaagctTCCTTTCTCCGTAGTTTTTTTTAGGTAATATCAAATTTATtcacaaaaaaggaaaagtaagaagaagaatgtACAAGCCCCTACGAGCCAAATCAAAGCAAGCAGTGACATGCAACTACCCTACACAAGAGAAAAATCTAAGTAGGAAAAACACAAAATCACAACAAAAAGAGGGACAAAAAAGATCCAGGCCGATGGAAGCTCTACAGATAGTCTGCTCTGCTACTCTTTACTTTATGTTGAATACCAAGGGAAGGATTTTAAAACCAGGAATCAATCTTgcagattccaatccaaatccgATAGGAATCGGCCCAAATCGGTTCCAAGAACCCTATGATCCGCCATTTGATTTGAAAACACACAGATTCAAGGGAATTTTGGCATGAATATTCTGATACGAATTTTGCCATTTGACTAGCCAGTCACCTGTTATGGGATCCTCAACGCCTCTAGATGACAATTATTTCTAGGAAAAGGTTAGGCTGCCCAGCATGtgtttgcctctctctctctctctccctcgatCATGTGTCTGCTGCCCGCTAGCTTACCTGGAGCAGGGGTATGCTGTTACGTGCAAGGTAATctcaaaataaaataccaaaaattgagaattaatagggatagaaagagaggaagagagagatatatttgggatagaattttgctTTACAGACGAAGCAATGGCATCTAATTTGTTGGGAGGTTGCTGGTCTCTTTCAAGATAAACTCAAgattatttcaatttttcaaaGTCTAATTTCTATTTCACCATTCACAAATAAATACATGTAGAATAATTGATTATCATAACTACCCACTTCCCACTCCTACAACTTCTCCTACATTTTCTCTTCAACTCATCTGGTTGttaataactaattacacacTTACTACTAATTAACTACTTAAtagagagataaatttgggatagagtttTGCTTTACAGACGAAGCAATGACGTCTAATTTGTTGGGAGGTTGCTGGTCTCTTTCAAGATAAACTCAAGATTAGTTTCAATTTTTCAAAGTCTAATTTCTATTTCACCATTCACAAATAAATACATGTAGAATAATTGATTATCATAACTACCCACTTCCCACTCCTACAACTTCTCCTACATTTTCTCTTCAACTCATTTGGTTGttaataactaattacacacTTACTATTAATTAACtacttaatattaaataaaattacTACTACTAATTAACTACTTAATATTAATTAACTATTAAATAAGATACACATAGAATACGCAACAATCCTTCCCCTTAAAATTGGTTTGGTCCTCAAGACCactaaattacaaataaaaatttaaaataattccACCCGGATCCCAAATCTTGTTGGCCAAATTCCCAAGTTGCTTCCGCCGATCACCAATGTTACGCCCACGAACTCGTCGGTTCAACAATACTTGAAGAACTTGATGAAAATCTTGTATAGACTCGAGACTGTCAATCTCTGTTGAACAAATCGCTTTCATCTAGCCGTTAAACAGAGGAGGATACACCTGTGTAGACCCGGGATGATCGATTTCCTCCGCCATGCTTGGCTATGCCATTTGTTACGTGTAAGATTatctacaaaataaaataaaataaaagagaaataaaagggatagaaagagaggaacaGAGATAAATTTGGGACAGAGTTTTGCTTTACAGACGAAGCAATGGTGTCTGGTTTGTTGGGAGATAACCAGTttctctcaagataaactcaagaTTAGTTTTAATGTTCCAAAATCCGATTTCTATTTCACCATTCACAAATAAATACACGTAGAATAATTGGTTATCACAAATACCCGTTTTTCATTCCTACAACTTCTCCTATATTTTCTCTTCAACTCATCCGGTTGctaataactaattacacactactactaattaactacttaatattaaataaactTACTACTACTAACTAACTACTTAATATTAATCAACTAGTAAATAAGATACACATGGAGTACGTAACATCTGCCCAACCCTTTCCCTGAGTTTATAGTAAAAATTTTCTTTGGCCCAACTAGCTGGCACTAGTTGTTACATTGAACCAAATGCTTGCTCAGTTATCATTGTTGTGCTGGGCCCAGATCAAATCTCGAACTCAGACCCATTGTCCCCTATTTTTGACCATTGCCTCATAAAACCTATGGATCCTTTGAAGTACAAAGGGTTGGGGTTGATGTACACCCACGAAAAGACACGAAAATCTCTAATCAGATCTAgaggtttcttttcttcttttttattttgttttttgtttttgtaattgTGTGGATGAAGAGGTCCTCAATTCCTCCTGATTACCCCGTGACCTTTTACGCTTCACTGGGCTTTTAGGGAAGGACCGAATTTCCTTTCACCCACAGTAAAGCAATTCCCTATGTCAATCGCCATTCACTCACTCCCAAGGGTACGAACAACTTCATACAATAGGGGACCGTTGATTTCCTTCACTTTAGGGGGCTGCAATTCtttctaatacgttcattctcgttcctcactttatcctttctagttttgccacacatctattttaacatcctcatctctacaaAACATAACTTCGCTATATAACAttttttaactgcccaacattccacctcatacatcatctatgtcaccttttttatttatagtaGACCTCATACATCTAAATAGTCACTTGGTGGtatctctttctcctcaattttcacatCATTATAGTAGACCCTAGTCTACAATGTTGTTCATAAAATAACCCTTCATCTTCCTCCTTTAGATTTGGTTGCTAAACTATGGGCTAGGATAATAAACTATCTATGCATCTTCTTAATACACACAATATTCAAACAACTTAAAGAATAATGCACATCAAAAAGGACTGAAAAAAGTTCCCATGGCCAGTGATCCTCCGGCTTCATTAACCAATTCAACATCTCTATCGGATCTGTCCATAGCTCTACACCTTTACATCCCGTTGATGTACTTTTCAAATCCAAGAGATTCAGATGATAAGTAAAGTGAATTTTTATAACTAAACATGGAATGCCTTGGAGCTAGCAATATAGTCAGGTTGGAtaattattacaaaagtttattttttaggtttaaaatttttacttccctttcctttaatttcccttgggGGAGAGGGTTGGACATGCCGTCAGTTTTCAGTTAACTAGCAACATACACCAATCACAAGGCTGGACACGAGAGGGCAAGGGGTCTTTTCCAAAGAGACGTGCCCAGCCATTTCCCTTTCCCTTGCAATCAATAGAGCCTTAATGAAACATAAGGAGAATGGTGGACTGAATTTTCAACTTTGAATTTTCTGAACTTTGCTGTAGACTTTTCAAGTATTACCTTATAATATCTATTTCAGTATTGATCGAAAAGATAAAGCCAGCTCCTTAGGTGCAAATAGGCATTGGACAAGTTTTAACTTTGTTCCGATTTTCTTAAGGTACAATGTCTATGATTCTCTGTCTGACATATGGAACCATGACTACTATGACGTTGAACTGGTAGCCACCTTGCAAACAGGGAATTACTTTACAAATAATGCTAGCAAAACTCTATTGTATGAGATGTGAGTTAAACTGACATAGACCAGCGATCTCCATTCAAATTACAATGAGAGTATGGTAGCTTCCTTGGACATgttaagaagaataaaaactgACAAGATTAAATGCATCTCCCAATTCCCCAACCCAATAAGGTAATACAGCCCTCTGTTGGAAATATGCACAAATTTAATTGCTTAGCATTAAGTGGAAATGTAGAGTAATAAAAACAAAGATACCtcaccaaaataaataataaaagaaagatacaGATGGAAGCCCCCACTTCCAATCTAAAGGTGGCAACAGTAGTACTGTGTAGTGAGCTTAATTTAGCTTAAAACCCCTACTcctaaattagaaagtaaagaaagagaaccaaatAATAATATATTCACCTCTTCATTGTGTGGTCACACTCTTTGCTAGATTGCGAGGCTGGTCAACATTGTATCCTCGTAGAACAGTAAGATGGTATGCCAACAACTGTGAGAACAATATTGTCAAGACAACTTGAGCATGCTCATAGGATAACAAAAGTCTAAAAGAACACATAAAATGATACTTCACATAATTATGTTTAAGAAATATAAATGTACTTCAGAATAACCATAAATGCATCCCATCGATGTGAACTACAATTATGTCTGCACAAGATAGACGGTATGGCATTATATCTGTTGAGGCTTTAGGACTAAAATATTTTGAGTTTCAAAATAATTAGTTGACATaaatatttcttgggtttctagAGAACCACCAACCAAAGACAAGTACTGACTATTTTAGCAATAGAAAAGAACTGTTATAGATTTCAGACCCAAAAATACATCCATTCATCAATTTAAGAAGCAGAATTAATAAAGGAAAAGCAGATGAGAGAAAATCCATAACCATTGTCGTCCATCTATCTGATACAGTACTCCACTTCAACAACATTCCCACAAAGACAGGAAACAAAATTAtaacgcaaaaaaaaaaaaaagaaaaaagtctgCAGGGTCCATTTAAGGGGTGAGAAAAGGAAACTGAATTCCATTAAGAAACACCTC includes these proteins:
- the LOC122643420 gene encoding uncharacterized protein LOC122643420 is translated as MKLNVDGASKGNSGPSGGGGVIRDSSGNVVMAFANFYGHCTNTEAEMRLILDGLQLCASKGYHGCQTFQVLPYNIYFSIDRKDKASSLGANRHWTSFNFVPIFLRYNVYDSLSDIWNHDYYDVELVATLQTGNYFTNNASKTLLYEM